A portion of the Cellulophaga algicola DSM 14237 genome contains these proteins:
- a CDS encoding Gfo/Idh/MocA family protein has product MKDNQSVRWGIIGCGAVTEVKSGPPYQLTSGFSLDAVMRRDLQKAEDYAKRHGVPHFYNDVDKIINNPEIDAIYIATPPDTHKLYGLMVAQAGKPCCIEKPLAPNYEDGVALVDAFKAKNVPLFVAYYRRSLPRFIQVETWLKENKIGDVRHINWSFSKPANDIDLNRTYNWRTDAKIAPGGYFDDLASHGLDLFAYLLGNFKQVSGISLNQQGLYSAKDAITATWIHENGITGTGSWHFGSFTREDSVSIIGSKGTIHFSIFKEEAIILENVEGIEELFIENPKHVQHYHVANLKADLIDGIPHPSTGETALHTSWVMSEILK; this is encoded by the coding sequence ATGAAAGATAATCAGTCTGTACGGTGGGGAATAATAGGGTGTGGTGCAGTAACCGAAGTAAAAAGCGGTCCGCCTTATCAATTAACTTCTGGGTTTAGTTTAGATGCCGTAATGCGTAGAGATTTACAAAAAGCAGAAGATTATGCCAAAAGACATGGTGTTCCTCATTTTTATAATGACGTAGATAAAATAATTAACAATCCAGAGATAGATGCTATTTATATTGCAACACCACCAGACACCCATAAATTATATGGATTAATGGTTGCTCAAGCAGGTAAGCCTTGTTGTATAGAAAAGCCTTTGGCGCCCAATTATGAAGACGGGGTAGCACTAGTGGATGCCTTTAAGGCTAAAAATGTTCCGTTATTTGTGGCGTACTACAGGCGTTCATTGCCGCGCTTTATACAAGTTGAAACGTGGTTAAAAGAAAATAAAATAGGGGATGTTAGGCATATCAACTGGAGTTTTTCTAAGCCTGCAAATGATATTGATTTAAATAGAACGTACAATTGGCGCACAGATGCTAAAATTGCTCCTGGAGGTTATTTTGATGATTTGGCTAGTCATGGTTTAGACTTGTTTGCGTATTTATTAGGAAATTTTAAACAGGTTTCTGGAATTAGTCTTAATCAGCAAGGTTTGTATTCTGCTAAAGATGCAATTACAGCAACATGGATACATGAGAATGGTATTACGGGTACTGGAAGTTGGCATTTTGGTTCCTTTACAAGAGAAGATAGCGTGTCAATTATAGGTTCAAAAGGGACTATACATTTTTCTATATTTAAAGAAGAAGCTATTATTTTAGAAAATGTGGAGGGTATCGAAGAGCTATTTATAGAAAATCCAAAACACGTACAACACTATCATGTAGCGAATTTAAAAGCAGATTTAATTGATGGTATTCCGCATCCGTCAACTGGAGAAACAGCTTTGCATACGAGTTGGGTTATGAGCGAAATTTTAAAATGA
- a CDS encoding RNA polymerase beta'' subunit family protein gives MQLRFGAIILILLLQQGIYGQTIEGKIVDESGTPINFTVITAKNSEASSIVLAYGISNENGHYKLELKKDIDSLVLEYKNPKYFDKIIKITNSDKGENLTSTITLVENLTKLEEVVVYSKPTSVIVSKDTTTYKIDNFLDGSESVVEDLIKKLPGIRVSDNGQISFKGVPIKSLLLDGDDLFGENYTIGSKNIDIEAIEGLSAIENYQENSLLKDIKKSNAVALNLSLKKGETNFSNGSKIGLGIENKLDLSSTTLGISKKIKTFSTVKYNNIGIDDSPYDYFATNNYNLKNLEKNERNLGNILNDTELSTQLPDDRTRINSTIFSSINTILKITDKIDLKANFDLKKDRLERKILTNLSYFDENQTAINQSEELKIKPKIYNTKLNFKYTLSDKELIEVNSTLENDYLQSEENVNINGILQESSINRAVHKNHQILNYTNRINKNTAFTSSILLNNDKNIEKLNILSDFEIDSGINLEQTINQLKTYINFENSLLLHYNKFDIDINLGYSEENNKLNSNLNADQTEEILTNKIEFNKNLIFLNNKFSYRKDKWIFNTSLNLNYLDQNLQDIERLTVKNNTTFYINPKLSIFYKANNKSIIHFSSQYDEKGLDLENIFENSIFNSYRTSTKNSFELETLKYYSGQLTYNYNDFFNLFQLNAGMNYYHQKNNFLSNIIIDDINIVNENVLKNVYSDNISFNLFADKYIGIFKSNFKFNFVQSINNYSNVINSSNLRNNKVSTKLFENKIKTGFVGMFNFENSLQVRYSTFKSISDISNKSINNSFKIFFRPQKRLNITTTIDYYLPDNRKDNSFSFLDLSLNYSTKNEKMKFSLTSRNLQLTGRDYTQRNISDIFDSTTTINLQREYLLLSIDFRL, from the coding sequence ATGCAGCTAAGATTTGGTGCTATAATTCTAATTCTACTACTCCAGCAGGGTATTTATGGTCAAACAATTGAAGGAAAAATTGTTGATGAATCAGGAACACCAATAAACTTCACAGTGATTACTGCAAAAAATAGTGAAGCTAGTAGTATAGTTTTAGCATATGGGATTAGCAATGAAAATGGGCACTATAAATTAGAATTAAAAAAAGATATTGACTCTTTAGTTTTAGAATACAAAAATCCAAAATATTTCGATAAAATTATTAAAATTACCAATAGTGACAAAGGTGAAAATTTAACTAGTACTATTACATTAGTAGAAAATCTAACAAAATTAGAAGAAGTCGTTGTCTACTCTAAACCAACATCGGTAATAGTTAGCAAGGATACTACTACCTACAAAATAGACAACTTTCTAGATGGTTCCGAAAGTGTTGTAGAAGATTTAATTAAGAAGTTACCTGGAATAAGAGTAAGTGATAATGGTCAAATATCCTTTAAAGGTGTTCCTATTAAGAGTTTACTACTAGATGGTGATGATCTTTTTGGAGAAAATTATACTATCGGAAGTAAAAATATCGATATCGAAGCTATAGAGGGATTATCCGCGATAGAAAATTATCAAGAAAATTCATTATTAAAAGATATTAAAAAAAGTAATGCGGTTGCATTAAACCTTTCTTTAAAAAAGGGAGAAACAAATTTTTCTAATGGCAGTAAAATTGGCTTAGGAATAGAAAACAAATTAGACTTAAGCAGTACTACTTTAGGTATTTCAAAAAAAATAAAAACATTTTCTACAGTAAAATATAACAATATTGGAATTGACGACTCCCCATATGATTATTTCGCTACAAATAACTACAATTTAAAAAATCTGGAAAAAAATGAAAGAAATTTGGGTAATATTCTAAATGATACAGAATTAAGCACCCAACTGCCAGATGATAGAACAAGAATAAATAGTACAATCTTTTCTAGCATAAATACCATCTTAAAAATTACGGATAAAATTGATTTAAAAGCAAATTTTGATTTAAAAAAAGATAGGCTTGAAAGAAAAATATTAACTAACCTTTCATATTTTGATGAAAATCAAACAGCAATAAATCAATCTGAAGAACTAAAAATTAAACCAAAAATTTATAACACAAAGCTTAATTTTAAATATACTCTCTCAGACAAAGAGCTCATAGAAGTAAACAGCACACTAGAGAATGATTATTTACAATCGGAAGAAAATGTTAACATTAACGGAATTTTGCAGGAAAGTTCGATTAACAGGGCCGTACATAAAAATCATCAAATTTTAAATTACACTAATAGAATTAATAAAAACACCGCATTTACTAGCAGCATATTACTGAATAATGATAAAAATATTGAGAAATTAAATATATTATCAGACTTCGAAATTGATAGCGGTATAAATTTAGAACAAACAATAAATCAGCTCAAAACTTATATAAATTTTGAAAATTCTCTTCTTCTGCATTATAATAAATTTGATATTGATATAAATTTAGGGTACTCCGAAGAGAACAATAAGTTGAATTCAAATTTAAATGCAGATCAAACAGAAGAAATACTAACCAACAAAATTGAATTTAATAAAAACCTTATATTTTTAAACAACAAATTTTCATACCGAAAAGACAAATGGATATTTAACACCTCGCTAAACTTAAATTATTTAGATCAAAACCTTCAAGACATAGAGCGATTAACTGTTAAAAATAATACTACTTTTTACATCAACCCAAAACTCAGTATTTTTTATAAAGCAAATAATAAAAGTATCATCCATTTCTCCAGCCAATATGATGAAAAAGGTCTTGATTTAGAAAATATATTTGAGAATAGTATATTTAACTCTTACAGAACATCTACCAAAAATAGTTTTGAACTTGAAACCTTGAAATATTACAGTGGTCAGCTAACATATAATTATAATGACTTTTTTAATTTGTTCCAATTAAACGCTGGAATGAATTATTATCATCAAAAAAATAATTTTTTGTCAAATATCATAATAGATGATATTAATATAGTAAATGAAAATGTTCTTAAGAATGTATATTCTGATAATATATCTTTTAACCTTTTTGCTGATAAATATATAGGCATTTTTAAATCAAATTTTAAATTTAATTTTGTTCAGAGTATTAATAATTATAGTAATGTAATTAATAGTTCTAATCTTAGAAATAACAAAGTTTCTACAAAACTATTTGAAAATAAAATTAAAACTGGTTTTGTAGGTATGTTTAATTTTGAGAATAGTTTACAAGTCCGTTATTCTACATTTAAATCAATTAGTGATATTTCTAATAAATCTATTAATAATTCTTTTAAGATTTTTTTTAGACCTCAAAAAAGATTGAATATTACAACTACTATAGATTATTATTTACCCGATAATCGAAAGGATAATAGCTTTTCATTTCTTGATTTGTCCTTAAACTATTCTACAAAAAATGAAAAAATGAAATTCTCGTTAACTTCAAGGAATTTACAATTGACTGGTAGAGACTACACTCAGAGAAATATTTCTGATATTTTTGACTCAACAACAACTATCAATTTACAAAGAGAATACCTATTACTTTCAATTGATTTTAGATTATAA
- the greA gene encoding transcription elongation factor GreA, which translates to MSNKSYYTPEGLKKLRDELNQLKDIERPKASRDIAEARDKGDLSENAEYDAAKEAQGLLELRISKLEETYSNARLIDESQLDTSKVLVLSTVKLKNQNNGMEMKYTLVAESEADLKTGKISVNSPIGKGLLGKKVGESAEITIPNGVLKLEILEITRS; encoded by the coding sequence ATGAGTAACAAATCATATTATACACCAGAGGGATTAAAAAAGTTGAGAGACGAACTTAATCAGCTAAAAGATATAGAACGTCCGAAGGCATCAAGGGATATAGCAGAAGCTCGAGATAAAGGTGATTTATCTGAAAACGCAGAATATGATGCTGCAAAAGAGGCACAAGGTTTGTTAGAACTTCGAATTTCAAAATTGGAGGAAACATATTCTAATGCACGTTTAATAGATGAATCTCAATTAGATACTTCTAAAGTTTTAGTTTTATCAACTGTAAAGTTGAAAAACCAGAACAATGGAATGGAGATGAAATATACTTTGGTTGCAGAAAGTGAAGCTGATTTAAAGACGGGTAAAATATCTGTAAATTCACCAATAGGAAAAGGTTTGTTAGGTAAGAAAGTAGGAGAATCTGCAGAAATTACAATCCCTAATGGTGTTCTAAAATTAGAAATACTAGAAATTACCAGGTCTTAA
- a CDS encoding GLPGLI family protein produces the protein MIYQKITSVCIFTLLAYVTTAQSIQVEYDYILKMQEIQQEYSVKSKLTSDGTSSIYEIDHTGIMKNSQDTNNPDDETELIIKSKRNEFVFKDFKEKKIFYRDRIGLKDFKIKDSLSNTQWNLTTTTKEILGYLCQEATTNYGTREYTAYFTTQLNYPDGPWRFSGLPGLILEIKSDDDFFKLIATSIAIKKEQLVLENPYIKEKLISWGEFLALYKKKYDEVKRNGMSENGPTTLLPKKGIVEYIKE, from the coding sequence ATGATTTATCAAAAAATTACAAGTGTTTGTATATTTACACTTCTCGCATACGTAACGACAGCCCAAAGCATTCAAGTAGAATATGATTATATACTAAAGATGCAAGAAATCCAACAAGAATACTCCGTCAAATCTAAACTTACAAGTGATGGTACTTCCTCTATTTATGAGATTGATCATACTGGAATTATGAAAAATTCCCAGGATACAAATAATCCCGATGATGAAACTGAGCTAATTATTAAATCAAAAAGAAACGAATTTGTATTTAAAGACTTTAAAGAAAAAAAAATCTTCTATAGGGATAGAATAGGATTGAAAGATTTTAAAATTAAAGATTCGTTAAGTAATACACAATGGAACTTAACAACTACTACTAAAGAAATTCTTGGTTACCTATGCCAAGAAGCTACGACAAATTACGGCACTAGAGAATACACCGCTTATTTTACAACACAGCTGAATTACCCCGATGGACCATGGCGATTTAGCGGCCTTCCCGGATTAATTCTAGAAATAAAGTCTGATGATGATTTCTTTAAATTAATTGCTACATCTATAGCCATTAAAAAAGAGCAATTAGTTTTAGAAAACCCTTATATAAAAGAGAAACTTATTTCTTGGGGAGAATTTTTGGCTCTTTATAAAAAGAAGTATGATGAAGTAAAAAGGAATGGAATGAGCGAAAATGGACCTACTACTTTACTACCTAAAAAAGGTATCGTAGAATATATAAAAGAATAA
- a CDS encoding hybrid sensor histidine kinase/response regulator: MKKNKSKKKFTLRIVLSYLILIGLAVISGIFILSEIKSYIATDTSGENDVKFIKTGSLLTQLYEAESLSKLALQTKTKENFTAYAKKIDVVSAEIDSLKEVVASEYQVKLLDSVQKLLKLKTYNNEELRRLKLKSEANSSLDIALAKFNTMELSLGKITPKSIAPNIDELSPKAKSVIEKLTIILNDNVPKETHSPQKIDSIINASRNLLNEAKEKDALTQRALAEKEQEINQNDLDLSQQLRSIVSAFEQEIIATTHTDNLKKQEILKRSTRLASGAAILAFLTVGIFTFLITRDYWRVQTYRQNLEEEKKFSESLLKSREQLISTVSHDLRTPLNTITGYSELMENTSLTGKQIGYLKNVKSAATYVDNLVNDLLDFSKLEAGKLKIENIPFLLPDLIQETAQNLEEFYKNKPIELQIVIDKKLHKTLIGDPFRIRQILTNLISNAYKFTQDGFIKVVATVTIENNAVYKTRIQVIDSGIGIEKEKQEHIFKEFAQADDSTEKKYGGYGLGLTISKKLTELLQGTINLKSDKDQGSTFTFTIPLKLSESQITSSEKKEINFKENRITLLIIDDDIAMRKLLQEVCENSNINTISYADFNAIGLKEKLNYDAVLTDIQMPTINGFEVLEKLKSGVYQHYTKQPILAMTGRKDLETSAYLAAGFNTILQKPFAKNQFLECLAALFPELAKEDNSKGKEVHLSNSTLFDLKTITSFLDDSNEGLKDLIDTFLRDTVDNLEILDNAVLTKDSASLNATSHKMLAMFRQLEAKDSIAILETFEKLKDGAISDKELKMKYQQLKNNIIALTLALKADKTINPDYTG, encoded by the coding sequence ATGAAAAAAAATAAATCTAAAAAAAAATTTACATTAAGAATCGTACTCAGTTATTTAATACTAATTGGTTTAGCGGTAATTTCTGGAATCTTTATTCTTTCAGAAATTAAGAGCTACATAGCAACGGATACTTCTGGTGAAAATGACGTAAAATTTATAAAAACAGGCTCTTTACTTACACAACTTTACGAGGCCGAAAGTTTATCTAAGCTGGCATTACAAACGAAAACCAAAGAAAATTTTACAGCGTATGCCAAAAAAATTGATGTGGTTTCTGCAGAAATAGATTCACTTAAGGAAGTGGTGGCGAGTGAATACCAAGTTAAACTTCTTGATAGCGTTCAAAAACTTTTAAAACTAAAGACCTATAACAACGAAGAATTAAGGCGATTAAAATTAAAAAGTGAAGCCAATAGCTCTCTTGATATAGCTTTAGCAAAATTTAATACTATGGAGCTTTCCTTAGGAAAAATTACACCCAAAAGTATTGCACCTAATATTGACGAATTATCGCCTAAAGCAAAGAGTGTTATTGAAAAACTTACCATTATCTTAAATGACAATGTTCCCAAAGAAACACATAGTCCACAAAAAATAGATTCTATCATAAATGCTTCACGAAACTTATTAAATGAAGCCAAAGAAAAAGATGCTTTAACGCAACGTGCTTTAGCAGAAAAAGAGCAAGAAATAAACCAAAACGATTTAGATTTATCACAACAATTAAGAAGTATTGTTAGTGCCTTTGAGCAAGAAATTATTGCCACAACTCATACCGACAATTTAAAAAAACAAGAAATTTTAAAACGTAGTACTCGCTTAGCGAGTGGTGCTGCGATACTTGCTTTTCTAACTGTAGGAATTTTTACATTTCTGATTACTCGAGATTATTGGCGTGTACAAACCTACCGACAAAATTTAGAAGAAGAAAAGAAGTTCTCTGAGTCCCTTTTAAAAAGTAGAGAACAACTTATTTCTACCGTAAGCCATGACTTACGAACCCCTCTAAACACGATTACAGGATATTCAGAATTAATGGAAAACACTAGTTTAACAGGGAAACAAATTGGCTACTTAAAAAATGTAAAATCTGCAGCTACTTATGTTGATAATTTAGTAAATGATTTGTTAGATTTTTCTAAACTAGAAGCTGGCAAACTCAAAATTGAAAATATTCCATTTTTATTACCTGATTTAATTCAGGAAACAGCGCAAAACCTAGAAGAATTTTACAAGAATAAACCCATAGAGCTTCAAATCGTAATCGATAAGAAACTTCATAAGACATTGATTGGAGATCCTTTCCGAATTAGGCAAATTCTAACTAATTTAATTAGTAATGCTTACAAATTTACCCAAGATGGTTTTATAAAAGTAGTTGCTACAGTAACCATTGAAAATAATGCTGTTTACAAAACAAGAATTCAGGTTATTGATAGCGGTATTGGTATTGAAAAAGAAAAACAAGAACATATTTTCAAAGAATTTGCCCAGGCTGATGATAGCACAGAAAAAAAATATGGCGGTTATGGCTTAGGCTTAACTATTTCTAAAAAATTAACAGAGCTTCTTCAAGGAACTATAAATTTAAAAAGCGATAAAGACCAAGGAAGCACATTTACATTTACTATTCCTTTAAAGCTATCAGAAAGTCAAATTACCTCATCAGAAAAAAAAGAAATTAACTTTAAAGAAAACAGAATTACCTTATTAATAATAGACGATGATATCGCTATGCGTAAATTGCTACAAGAGGTTTGTGAAAATTCTAATATTAATACCATTTCCTATGCTGACTTTAATGCTATTGGTTTAAAAGAAAAATTGAATTATGATGCTGTTCTTACGGATATACAAATGCCTACAATTAATGGTTTTGAAGTTTTAGAAAAACTTAAAAGTGGTGTTTATCAACATTATACAAAACAACCTATTCTTGCCATGACAGGAAGGAAGGATTTAGAAACTTCGGCTTATTTAGCTGCTGGTTTTAATACTATTCTACAAAAACCCTTTGCTAAAAATCAGTTTTTAGAATGTTTAGCTGCGTTATTCCCTGAACTAGCCAAAGAAGACAACTCTAAAGGCAAGGAAGTACACCTTAGCAACTCTACTCTGTTTGATTTAAAAACAATTACTTCTTTTCTAGATGATTCTAATGAAGGTTTAAAAGATTTGATTGACACCTTTTTAAGAGACACCGTAGATAATCTTGAAATTCTAGACAACGCTGTACTAACTAAAGATAGTGCAAGCTTAAATGCAACCTCTCATAAAATGCTTGCCATGTTTAGACAGTTAGAAGCCAAAGATTCTATTGCGATCCTTGAAACTTTTGAAAAATTAAAAGATGGTGCTATAAGTGACAAGGAACTTAAAATGAAATATCAACAATTAAAAAATAATATTATAGCACTTACACTTGCTTTAAAAGCTGATAAAACTATAAATCCAGATTATACAGGTTAA
- a CDS encoding sigma-54-dependent transcriptional regulator has protein sequence MPRILIIEDDAAFCQMLQRFLAKKGYDVEASFTAEDAKKKFKGGDFDMVITDLRLPNYDGIELLSDIKAINSKIPVLVMTSYAEVSTAVTAMKKGAFDYISKPFTPEEMVMLVENALNQKVKQVETVAESNEKEAQDKITLNVGNGIKGISDASKKLHEYIKLVAPTDMSILITGESGTGKEVTAKSIHDTSKRKDFSFVAVDCGAIPKEIATSEFFGHVKGSFTGAIEDKIGHFEAANGGTLFLDEIGNLSYENQIQLLRALQERKIKRVGSTKEVSVDVRVITATNEDLVEAVEKGTFREDLYHRINEFSIETPSLQERFEDLPLFADFFLDKANKSLDKRVLGFSDETTAVFNQYHWPGNLRELQNIIKRSVLLTTGDIIQTDVLPKELFEGNKKVESENFSKDAYEKDQIIRALKETNFNKSKAAKLLKVTRKTLYNKINLYNLDL, from the coding sequence ATGCCTAGAATTTTAATTATTGAAGATGATGCTGCTTTTTGTCAAATGTTACAACGTTTTTTAGCAAAGAAGGGATATGATGTAGAAGCAAGTTTTACAGCTGAAGATGCTAAGAAAAAATTTAAAGGTGGAGATTTTGATATGGTCATTACAGACCTGCGCCTGCCAAATTATGACGGAATAGAGTTATTGTCAGATATAAAGGCTATCAATTCTAAGATTCCAGTTCTTGTAATGACGAGCTATGCAGAAGTTTCTACAGCTGTTACGGCAATGAAAAAAGGTGCTTTTGATTATATTTCTAAGCCATTTACTCCAGAAGAAATGGTAATGCTTGTAGAGAATGCTTTAAACCAAAAAGTAAAGCAAGTAGAGACGGTTGCAGAAAGTAATGAAAAGGAAGCTCAAGATAAAATAACGCTTAATGTTGGTAATGGAATTAAAGGCATTAGTGATGCTTCTAAAAAGTTACATGAATATATAAAATTGGTAGCGCCTACAGATATGTCTATTCTCATCACGGGGGAAAGTGGAACAGGTAAAGAAGTTACTGCAAAATCAATTCATGATACAAGTAAAAGAAAAGATTTTAGTTTTGTTGCGGTAGACTGTGGAGCCATCCCTAAAGAAATTGCTACAAGCGAATTTTTCGGACACGTTAAAGGGAGTTTTACGGGTGCCATAGAAGATAAAATTGGTCATTTTGAAGCTGCAAATGGCGGGACATTATTTTTAGATGAAATAGGGAATCTATCTTACGAGAATCAAATTCAGCTTTTAAGAGCGCTTCAAGAGCGTAAAATAAAGCGTGTTGGTAGTACAAAAGAAGTGTCTGTTGATGTTCGTGTAATAACGGCAACCAATGAAGATCTAGTAGAGGCTGTTGAGAAAGGAACATTTAGAGAAGATTTGTACCACAGAATTAATGAGTTCTCTATTGAAACACCTTCGTTACAAGAGCGTTTTGAGGATTTACCTTTGTTTGCAGATTTTTTCTTAGATAAAGCAAATAAGTCACTTGATAAACGTGTATTAGGTTTTTCAGATGAGACTACTGCTGTTTTTAATCAATACCATTGGCCAGGTAACTTAAGAGAATTACAGAATATTATAAAAAGATCTGTACTCCTAACTACAGGAGATATAATTCAAACAGATGTATTGCCAAAAGAACTTTTTGAAGGAAATAAAAAAGTAGAAAGTGAAAATTTCTCTAAAGATGCTTATGAGAAAGATCAAATTATAAGAGCTTTAAAAGAAACTAACTTCAATAAATCTAAAGCAGCGAAATTATTGAAAGTGACGCGTAAAACTTTATATAATAAAATTAACCTGTATAATCTGGATTTATAG
- a CDS encoding TonB-dependent receptor, giving the protein MKIIFTLVSILCFAITANAQQQATDSLEGKKVVLDEVFVSAIRVTKATPVTFSNLTKEQIKPRNLGQDIPILMNFLPSVVTTSDAGAGVGYTGIRVRGSDATRVNVTINGIPYNDSESHGTFWVNMPDFASSTESLQLQRGVGSSTNGAGAFGASLNVLTDAISQDAYAQISSSIGSFKTLRNTLKFSTGLLNDQIEISGRLSQINSDGYIDRATSDLESYFLQAAYRDENTLIKALLFGGHEVTYQAWYGTPLARINNNAQGIEDFIAANGLTESEAENLRNSDRRYNYYTYENEEDNYKQNHAQLLWNETLNENWSTNLALHYTKGSGYFEQFKADDDFDTYGFIPVIVDGEEVNTTDVIRRRWLDNDFYGTVFSANYNKENVDLILGGGWNKYEGDHFGEVIWARYASTSNIRDRYYDDNSTKTDFNIFSKINYTLNDQWSLFGDLQYRTVGYEANGDETGLVDDTFNFFNPKAGITFDLNSNNNFYFSYAVANREPNRNDYESGNPKPERLNDFELGWRYISNTLQLNTNVYYMGYKDQLVLTGALNDVGAPLRENVGDSYRLGLEVEANVSLGAKFAFRPNITLSANRNKDFVFQRDGALQNLGDTEIAFSPSVIVGGALVYMPTDNLQLSLLGKHVGEQYMGNIDASSSKLEAYSQFDFNVQYEIVTNSFIKSIVLSGLVNNIFNELYESNGYFFTFDDTWSTPGVTTTIEGAGYYPQAGTNFLVGATLNF; this is encoded by the coding sequence ATGAAAATTATTTTCACACTAGTTTCAATTTTATGTTTTGCAATCACTGCAAATGCACAGCAACAAGCAACAGATTCCTTAGAAGGGAAAAAGGTGGTTTTAGATGAGGTTTTTGTATCAGCCATTAGGGTAACAAAAGCAACTCCGGTTACCTTTTCTAATTTAACCAAAGAGCAAATAAAGCCAAGAAACTTAGGGCAAGACATTCCAATTTTAATGAATTTTTTACCTTCAGTGGTGACTACCTCAGATGCTGGTGCAGGTGTTGGTTATACAGGTATTCGTGTTCGTGGTAGTGATGCTACTCGTGTAAATGTAACCATAAACGGAATTCCTTATAACGATTCAGAATCGCATGGTACCTTTTGGGTAAATATGCCAGATTTTGCATCTTCTACAGAGAGTTTACAGTTACAGCGTGGTGTTGGTTCTTCTACGAATGGGGCTGGAGCTTTTGGAGCAAGTTTAAATGTTTTGACAGATGCTATTTCTCAAGATGCTTACGCCCAAATATCTTCTTCTATTGGGAGTTTTAAGACCTTAAGAAATACCTTAAAATTTAGTACAGGTTTGCTAAATGATCAGATAGAAATATCAGGAAGATTATCTCAGATTAATTCAGATGGGTATATTGATAGAGCTACATCAGACCTAGAATCTTACTTTCTACAAGCGGCTTATAGAGATGAGAATACTTTGATAAAAGCACTTCTTTTTGGTGGTCATGAAGTTACGTATCAAGCTTGGTACGGAACACCACTTGCTAGAATAAATAATAATGCACAAGGTATAGAAGATTTTATTGCTGCTAACGGACTTACAGAGAGCGAAGCAGAAAACCTTAGAAATTCTGATCGCAGGTATAATTATTACACTTATGAAAATGAGGAAGATAATTACAAGCAGAATCATGCGCAGTTGTTATGGAACGAAACTTTAAATGAAAATTGGAGCACCAACTTAGCACTGCATTATACGAAGGGGAGTGGCTATTTTGAGCAATTTAAAGCTGATGATGATTTTGATACCTATGGTTTTATTCCGGTTATCGTAGACGGAGAAGAAGTGAATACTACAGATGTGATCCGCAGACGTTGGCTAGATAATGATTTTTATGGGACTGTTTTCTCTGCAAATTATAACAAAGAAAATGTTGATTTAATTCTTGGAGGAGGATGGAACAAATATGAAGGTGATCATTTTGGTGAAGTTATTTGGGCAAGGTATGCCAGCACTAGCAACATCAGAGATAGGTATTATGATGATAATTCTACAAAGACCGACTTTAATATTTTCTCCAAGATAAATTATACGTTAAATGATCAATGGAGTCTTTTTGGAGATTTACAATACAGAACAGTTGGGTATGAGGCTAACGGTGATGAAACTGGTTTAGTAGACGATACTTTTAATTTCTTTAACCCTAAAGCGGGGATTACTTTTGATTTGAACTCAAATAATAATTTTTATTTCTCCTATGCAGTAGCGAATAGGGAACCAAATAGAAATGATTATGAGAGCGGTAACCCAAAGCCAGAAAGATTAAATGATTTTGAGTTGGGGTGGCGTTATATTTCTAATACACTGCAATTAAATACCAATGTATATTACATGGGGTATAAAGATCAACTGGTGTTAACGGGAGCATTGAATGATGTAGGTGCTCCATTGCGAGAAAATGTAGGTGATAGTTATAGATTAGGATTAGAAGTAGAGGCTAATGTTTCCTTGGGTGCTAAATTTGCCTTTAGACCAAATATTACCTTAAGTGCAAATAGGAATAAAGATTTTGTATTTCAAAGAGATGGAGCATTGCAAAACCTTGGGGATACAGAAATAGCTTTTTCGCCAAGTGTAATAGTCGGTGGTGCATTAGTGTATATGCCTACAGATAATCTGCAATTATCGTTATTAGGGAAGCATGTAGGAGAACAATATATGGGCAATATAGATGCTAGTAGTTCTAAATTAGAGGCCTATTCTCAATTTGATTTTAATGTGCAATACGAAATTGTTACCAATTCATTTATTAAGAGTATTGTGCTGTCTGGTCTAGTGAATAATATTTTTAATGAGCTATATGAGTCTAATGGCTATTTTTTTACTTTTGATGATACATGGTCTACCCCAGGGGTAACAACCACAATTGAAGGTGCTGGTTACTACCCGCAAGCAGGAACAAATTTCTTGGTAGGGGCAACTTTAAATTTTTAA